The window agCCCTCTGAAGCATCCCCTGGCCCGTGGAGAAGGGAGGAACATCCCCCCCAAGCCGTGGGTGTGTTgctgctgggtggtgctgtcactgtgctgtgctcagcaagaggagcagcagtgcttgCTGGCTTGCACCAGATGCTGCTCCCAAAATGCTGTTTCTGGCTGCTAATTTGGAGtgcctggaatttgggaaatgCTGGCTAAAGCAAATCTCACTCTGTGTTGTCTCCTGGCTGGGTTGGGTCAGAACATAAGGTCACAGGATGGCTTCTCTCCAAGGATTACTgctttctctcccctctcttgGATCTTGTTTACATAAAAACTGGtctgatttccagctgctgtggagcTTCCAACGAGTGGGGAGGGAAACCCCGAGCTTTCCTCAAGGAAAGGGTTTTGAATCTCCTTTTCAGCTCCTTGTGCCTGAAGAGGAGATTCTGTGAGGACTGCCCTGCATGAAGCTCCACTTCTGTGGAGTCTTCCTTGTTCTGGAAGAGCTTCTTTACCTGCTTTTGGGCaaggacagctccagctgtctTGGATAAATCCACCAGCACTGGGAATAACAAGCCCTGTGGTAATGAGGTTTCATTTTCTGTGGCCTGTTACCATTCCTGTCTGTGCAGGTACGAAATGGGCTTGTCTTTGACTTAATTTAAGCTGGAAGGAGACTCCAGCCCTGtttgtgatttatttattgTGGTCCTGGTTGAGTTTCAGTTTTTAACACTGAATTTTCGGGGTGGggtgtgtggcagtgccagcaacAGGTAACAGGGATCTGTCTCCCTCTGATTGCTCCAGTTATTCTCCCATCCTTTTGTCTCTGCTGATTTCTCACATTCAAACCttcccccctttccctcctgcagcataGGGGGGTTTGTGAAGACCTGGCTGCCCTTTGTGCTCCTGCTGGGGGTGATTGTGACCGTGGTTCTCACCCTGCACCTGCGGTGATGGCAGCCCTGAGCCCCCAGTGCCTGAGCACACAGAGGAACAGACTGTGGCTGATCCAGTGGGATGGAGCCCTGGGACTCTGGGAGCCTCTtccagggcaggtggcagcCCCACTCCATCGTGACAGCTCATCTTCGTCTCCTGGAGCTGGCTTCTTCTCCTCCTGTTTCTGTTCTGTCGATGGTGTCTCCCAGTGCCAGGGGTCTGGAAGCTTCTGCTCTCTCCCTGTCTGCAGCTGGGGAAGTGGGAATGGATCAGGAAAGGAGAGGGGTGGGCACCTTCGCTTTCAGTGCTGAGAAAAGCCTCGAGGCAGACTCTGCCCCCTGCAGATACACCTTGGGAGGGTCTCTGTGATCCCCtgctttcctcccctccccagatGCTTCCTCCAGGTCCCTGGCTCTCCAGCTGGGAGTCACTGTTTTCCCTGTGGCacatctctgcagcagcacacgTTCCAGAGGGGAGGTGTGGGGTTCTTGCTGGGAGGATGGGGTGCCCCAGTGCTCGGGGatggctccagcagcagagggaggatgaggagggggacACTCCTGAGGGATGCTCTCTGCCAGGGCCAActgccccagtgctgctggtgggCCTGGCAAGGCAGGAAAGCTGCAGGGCTGccttgggaatgctgggggCAGGGTGCAGCCCTCCAGGAGCCTGCTGCAGCCTTGGGAGACAGCCCTTTGTCCCTTTTAGCTTGTGCCAGAGAAAATATCCCTACTCCTCCCTGTGCTCTCAGTTGCTAAATCTGGCGCTGCAATCCTCACAAGCCACTTGTTTCCCTTTGATCCCCGAGTCtcgcaggcagagctggggcagagagcctgagcctggggctgcagaggggaggggaaggcactgggagctgcccaTCTGGCTGggtctgcagcagcacaggcccCTGGCactctcctggctgctgccaggtgGGGATTGAGGAATGGTCTGGGCACAGGCGCTGTGCAGGGCTtggtgtgaggagcaggatgggagGGGGGCTGTCCCTGAGCACCAGGCAGGAATGGAGTTTGGATGTGACCTGGAACCCCTttacagctctgcagagctgatttTGGAGGGCTCTGGGCCAGGGGGAATTTTAAAACCAAGCCTGGCTGGAGGGCCCTGTGCAGCTGAGCAGTCCCTGCTGACTGCAGAGGGGGAGAAGAGCTTTTCCACTCACACCTGAAAAACCAGCTCATTACTCCAGCAGCTGATGGATTCCAAGGAGTCCATTTCAAGGAGTGCTTGTGGCCAGCAGGAAAGCTTTTCTGGGGTCCCTGCCAtgtctgcagcttcctctgacTGGGAGCCCACCCACTGTCAACCTGCTGGTTTTCAGACCCCTCCCCATGTGCTTCTCCCGCGTCCCTGACTCCTCCAGCCATCTGGAGAGTTGGACCCTCCTCTGGAgctcatttctgtgttttccccttttcctcagTCACTTTTAAATCAGCCCTCGTGCCTCCTGCTCATTgttgtccctctgtccccccatCGTGGCCTTCCCCatcagcctggagctggagcaCTGGCTGCTCTCCTTTCCGTGGGGATGGAGGCTGCTGGGCCTGGGGCTGCCTGGATGCCAAAATCCTGATCAGAGAGGCTCTGGATGAAAGGACAGAGTGTTGTGAGCTCTGTTCTGTGCCCAGGAGCCGCTGCCCTGCGTGCCCAGGGCGAGCCAGCCGGGTGGGAGAGGGGGATGCGATTCCCTGGAgtgcccggcccggggctggaTCCACCCTCAGCAATAACCTCGGCCTGTCCCGTGTGTGTTCTGTCCACGAGCTCTACAAGAATTGCCAAAGCTGAGACTTGGGGGTGTCAGGGGGCCCCTGGACTTCCAAAACCCCGCTGTGAAATTCCCTCTCGTTTGCTCCCGATGCTTTTTACCAGAGCGGAGTTTGGAATGATGAGGCCGAGCCCCCATCCCTCATCCTTTGTTCCCTTCATCTCTGCGGGGCGCTGGAtttctttgtaaatatttaaactCTGCTTCTGTGGTTTCATAATCCCGACGGCAGGGAAATAAACTGATTTCTGTGGATATCTCCAAGTGCTGGATCTGTTCCCTCCCCCCAGCCCTCAGCCAAGAGcggggttgggattgggatctCCTCCGAGCCCTAGCCTCTCCTGCCCAAAGGAGCCGGATCCTGAAGCCTTTGGCTTTGTGAActctccttttccctgctccagggagaattcacagccctgctgctgggaatgtTTGGGGGCAGGAgaattccccatccctgcagtgcaggaggagTCAGTGGGATTTAGTGCCGGGTCTGGACgcctgggcaggggcagggaaatTGCTTTTTTCCAAGGTTGATTCCCCTCAGCTGTGAACAGCTTCCCTTTTGTCTCTCCCGTGTCCTTTTTCTGGGAGGCActgctttcccagctcccttcccttcccagcccgGGGTCCCCCATCTTCCCCGGGGAGGGGACGCCTGTCctggccctggggctgcccgGAGCAAAGAGCCAGACTCATTTTCTGCTCTCCCAGCAGGatctgcagcctgagctgggagcagggaaagctgcGTCTGCTGACTGCAGATGCAGCCACCGATTTTCTGTTCCATCTGATATccagaggctggagctgcaggggggAGTAGATCAGCCTTAAAATCAGGTTGTGTCCAAGGCCAGGGGATTTCATGGTGCAGCCATCTTATGGAAAAGCACCTGGATCCTCCTGCTCAGCCCCTCCAGGCGAGCAGCCTCAGCTCCTGGGCTGGCAGGCGGCTCCGAGGGTTTATCCCGCACGCATCTGTCCCGAGGTGAGGTGAGGATGCCAAAGCCCCGGGAGCGCAGGGGGCCCTCCCCGCCTGCCGAGCCTGGCAGCATTTTCCAAGCAATCCCCTGCTGCCGGGAGCCGCAGGGAATGCGAGTGGGATGTGGCTCGGCTCCCGGAATGCGGGGATTCGAGGGAAGCAGCCGGGCCCCCGGGAGccggggatgggatgggatccatgggatgggatgggatgggatccatgggatgggatccatgggatgggatgggatgggatgggatgggatgggatgggatgggatgggatgggatccatgggatgggatccatgggatgggatccatgggatgggatgggatgggatccatgggatgggatgggatgggatccatgggatgggatgggagccTGTGCTCCAGCTCAtgctcctgcctcagtttcccccaggaGAACCAGACTTGCCGGTACCTCCCGGAGCCGAGGAGCAAGTcctggaggggagcagggctgggagcaggccGGGACTCGCCTGGCTCGGGGCTGCCCACGCAGCACCCGCACGAGACTGGAGCTGTCCTGAGCTGTTCGTGAGATGGACGCTGCCACTCCAGGAGCCAGCTGCACGGAAAACCATCCCAAAGCACCTGGCTCAGGGGTGCTGGGGgcctgagctgtccctgcctgtcacCGGCTGCCGCTGGCTTGGTGCAGCCTCCGGCCCCACCCGAGAGCCAGCTGCACCTCTGGGCCACCAGGGATGGGACACCCTGCAGGATCTGGGCCACCAGCGGTGGGACACCCTGCAGGATGTGTCCCACCTCTCCTCACGCCCTCCTCCATCCCATGGATGCTCCTCGCTCTGGATGTTGCAGGAGCAAAGGGTCCAGGATGCCCAGAATGGGCTCGGTGCCAGCCTGGGGTGACCCAGAGCTGAGCCCCCCGCCCAGGAGGAGCCCTCTGGGGACTCAGGTGTCCTCATGTCGTTGTTCCCCCGCTGCACAGGCCTGGCTGCATTCCCAGGACAGCCATTCCAGGGATCCCATTCCTCTGGGAGCCCCCACCAGAGCTGAGCAGTGAGTGCCCTGCAAGGGGAGAAAGAGCGGAGCGCCCATGGACAGACACACGAAGCCACTGCTGAAGTCTCATTTCCTGAGAAACCAGGCTAAAAATAATCCCCTTTTCTTGTGGTCCTGTGCTCGGTATGTGCTGCCATCTCACATTAAAGCTGGGGGGGAGCCTGACCCCCACCCCCAGccagctgctctccctctgGCAttgagggaaactgaggcacgggtCCCGCTGTGGTGCTCCTGCCCGGGTTTATccctgcctggcactgctggcccGATCCTGCGTGGGGCTGAGCACCCAGGATGGACCCCCGGCCATTCAGAGCCAGATGGAATTGTTCTaggatggggctgtggggctggataTATCCGTGGGATCGGGActgtggggctgaggggagCCGTGGGCTGAGAACCACGGTTTGAAGAGGAGGCTGGGGCTGTTCCGTGGGCTGGGAATGAGTTCTGGGATGGGAGCCATGGAGCCAAGGACACCCTGGGGGATGGGAGTCCTGCAATGTCCCAGGGACCTGATGTTGCTCCACactgggtttttggggtggggggctgcagggggcaGATGTGCTGCTCCCCCCGTGCCCAGCACACAGAccagtccccccagttcccccagtgcAGCCCAGGGGCTCTCCCAGGAACCCCAGAGCCACATCCTGCCCCCAACCCCAGGGTGGGACATCTCCCACCCCATCCCTTCTCCACACCCTTGGCTTCGAGCCTCCACCGGGCTTGGGGTCCCCCTGCCCGGGGCGCATCCCCACTGCGCCACCCCTTCCCGGGCGCCTGACGcctcccagttcagcccagttcagcccagttgAGTCCCGTCCGGCGGGTGCAGCTGGCTCCAGTCCCTGCTTTCCTGCCGCCGGGCGCGGAGGCGCTCGCAGGGCTGCGCTTGAGTCACCCCGGGCACAGCACCCGGCCGGGGGTGGGACCGCGGCCCCGCGCACCCACCACGGTCCccgggggagctgggggggcgGGCGAGCCTCGGAGCCCCCGGCACCTGGGCAGGTAAGGGGGGCGTGGGGCTGGGCAGTGCGGGGGGGtgcggcccggccccgctcggggGGTGGGGGGTGCCCCCCTCCCGCTCTGCTCCCAGcgccaggctgggctgggggctgcgggTCACGCACTCAGAGCTGACTTTCCTTGTCCCCACGCTGTGACCGAGGCCTGAGGCCCCGTGATGGGGTCCCTGGCCCCGGGGAGAGGTGAGGGTGTCCCGGGTGTcgggcagccctggctgtgctggagccgGCCGGGATCTGCCGGTTCCTGGGGGCGgtggggacccccgggagggGCTGGGCCTGGCTGcgttttggggagggggtgcgGGGGGTGTCTCACACCGTCCGGACCCCCCCTCCATCCTGTCGGGCTGCCTGCGATGAAAAAAGGGGGACGTGCACCCCACCCGCTGTGGCTTGCTGGGGAGGTTTAACTGGTTTGACTGGTGCCCCGTGCGGGGTGGGGGGCCGGGTACCCAGCACCCCCCTGAGCACCGGCGGGGCTCTGCGGCTTCTTCACGGCTCGGTTTTGGGGACCGCAGCGGGAGCTGggccccagggcagcccctgGCTCACAGGAGGTGCCGTTTTTAGGTGGTGGCTCTGTTCCGGGGCGGGGGGACCCCCCCGAGTGGCGGCGGTAAACAGGATACGAGCGGAGGCGGCGGGGACACAGCGGCAGCGTCACCCCCGCTCGGGGACAGCCGGTTCGTGTCCCCCGGACCCCTGCGGGGCGGGTGGGGGTCACGGGCTCCCCCGAGGGGCTCCTGCTGGGGCTCCCCTGCGTGTCATGGGGGTCCCCGGTGCTGGTTTGCTGCGGGCTGGGCCGGGGCCGTGCTCACCCACCGTGCTGGGGGTGTCTGAGACACCTGCGGGGCGGGGACAGGACCCTccgaggggctggggacaggcggGGACAGGGCCACCCGTGCGGCGGGGTCAGGGTCTCCTTTGGGACTGGGGATGGGGCACTGGTGGCGCTGGGACACCCCAGCCgcggctctgggggggctcggggggctccaGGCTGATCCTGCCCCACGGCTGCTGCAATTTCCTGCCCTCGGTGACACCAGGCAGCGCTTTCCCAACAGCGGGGACAGGAAGGTGAGGCAAGGCCGGGCATGGGGCAAGACCCCTCTGGGAGATGCGATGAGCCGAGTCCGGTCTCAGCTGGGTTCGGTCTCAGCCCATCGTGGCGGCAGCCGAGCCTTTCTGCCATCTGTCCGTGTGCCCTGGCAGCCGGAGAATCCCTGGGAAAgcgggcagggcagagccagccctgAGCAAACACGCTGGGCAAACACAGCCCGCGGGCAGGGTCCCGGcggcgggcagggctgggctggcaccgAGCGGTGCCCCCGAGCCCGCCCTTCTCTCGGCACCCTCGGCATCGTCCCGCACCTCGTTCGTGCCCGGTGGGGTCGGGGGGTGTCGGGGGTgtgggctgagctgctccccCTTGTCCTTTCAGCAGGATGAGCGGGGGGGACCCTCCCCAGCGGCCCCGAGCTGCCTCTGCAGATGCTGGCATCGCTGGTGCACGCCCGGCACGCTGagccccccgtgtccccgggCGGGCCGGACCCTCGCggtgtccccgccgtgtccccgggCCCTGCCATGGCTCTGGAGCCCGAGGCGCTGCTGGACCTCAGCTTCCTGACGGAGCAGGAGCGGAGCTCCATCGCCGAGGTGCTGCGCCGGGACTGGCAGCTCCGGCGGCGAGAGCAGGGACGCATCAGGtgggctgggggtccctgctCGGCCTGACCCACCCCGTGGGGGACAGCACGGaccccccagagcagccccgGGGACAGAGCGGCCAGGCTGAGGGTCCCCTCTTCCCCTGGTGATGGGGTCACCCAGTGCGCTCCGCCACGGCGGCGCCCCTGGCCCGTCCCACCGGCACCGAGGCTCCCAGCGGTCCCGGGAGGGGgtggctgctgtccccaggccacTGGGAGAGCTCCGGGGCAGCGGCTCGGTGCCGGTGGCGGTGCCAGGGCGGgggtcccagtgtccccctccCGCCCACCAGCAAACTCCGCAAGTCGGTGTCGGACCCGGCGCGGCTGCGGAGCCTCACCGGGGACTGGTTCTGCGACGCCCGCGCCCAGCGGCACCAGCAGCGGCAGCTGGGATCGGACCTCGTGCGAGCCTCCATCCGCCGCAGGAGGCGGCCCCGGGGTAAGCCAGGGAACGTGCCCGGGCTCCGGGAACGCGGGGCCGGGGCTTGGCCCGCTGAgctccccgatgtccccaggaACGGGGGGCCTGGAACGCGGCCCCAGCCTGGGCGAGCTGGAGGCCATTGATGAGCCGCtggcagaggagaaggaggatgaggatggtgcGTTGGAGACGGACGAGAGGTGAGGGAAGGAAGGGTCACCCCACAGGCGCCCCGGGGATGGTGGCACCTCACTGGTACCCACTGGGGCTGGCACaaggggctggagggggagCAGGACCCCTGGTGAAGGGGATGGTGCAGTCAGGGCCGGTGTCTGCCCATCACTGGGGGTCTGGTTTCCCAGCACCTGTCTCCCACCATCCCGGTGTCCGTCTGTCCATGATCCCAGAGTCCATCTGTCCATGATCCCAGTGTCTCCCGCCATCCTGGCATCTGTCCACCATCCAGACCAAGCTAACGGTGCTCTCTTCCCACAGCTCCCCCCCAGAGGAGGTGCAGGAGGCCCCTGAGCCCCAGGTGGgtccctgctgtggggctgagggGTACCTGGCACCCCGCTGCTGGTGGGGTTCACCctgcagcacccccagccccatcccagggtCGTGCTGTGCTTGGAGTGATCCTGAAGGCTGGGGAGTGACGGGAAGTGTCCCACGGAACATCCCACGAGGTGTCCCATGGGccatcctgtccccaggagcacagggggctgggctgggggactGGGGGTGCCCGGGGTCCCGTCCTCACCCTTTCCCTCACAGCCCGGCCCCCCCGGCCCGGCTGAGGAGGGGACCGCGATGTCACAGGCGCTGCTGCAGGGTGACATCCTGCTGAGGGAGCAGGACAGCCCGGCCCAGACAGGTAACTGGGAAGGGGGAGGGTGCAGCGGAGGTGtggggggctgcagccccccagcactgctcaccagcctcctcctgcccccgCTGCGGCTCTTCTCGCTGCCCTGGCCAGAAAAGCGATCCCCCTCCCACCGCCCCTTGTCCCTGCAGGTGAGTCGGGAGCTGGGAGCGGCTTCGGCTCGTCCAGCAcggaggaggatgaggaggagccGGACTCGGCACACGCTGCTGGGCAGGTGGGACGGGGCTGGGGTGGGGATTGGTGGGGCTGAGTGGAACTGGGGGGTCTGGAAGGGATTGGGGGAAACTGGGGTGGGTTGTAGGGGTTTTGGAGAGGGTGTGGGGGGTTTATGGGGCTGCAGGGTCTCAAGGGGGCTTTAAGGGGTTGAGGGGCTCTGTGAGTTTGGAGGGCTGGAGGGGTCTGTACAATGTTGGAGGGGGctgtgtggggttttgggggcctGGGGGGACCGAACAAAGCCAGCACAGGATGGGCTGTAGCCAagcactgggagctgggtgTCCTCAGTGAGTTTGCAGGCCCAAGAAGGGGGAGTGCTGAGCCCTCTTTGCATTCCCAGAGACCAGAGACCCCCGAGACGGAtcagacccccccagcccctctgtccccacagaACGGCCACACTCCCCCGAGCCTGCTGAGCACCAGCTCCTCCGTGTCCAGCCTCAGCTCCTCCACGGTacggggccggggctgggcggggggcacgggggcacctccccagcccccctgaCTGTGCCCCCCTGCAGCTGAGCGGGAGCCTGATGAGCCTGTACAGCGagggggagctgggcagggtggCCGTGCggggctgtgtccagttctcCCTGCGCTATGACCCGGccaggaaggagctgcaggtgcaCGTCCTGCGCTGCCGGGAGCTGGCCCAGGCCAGGAAGGAGCGCTCGGACCCGTGagtgccccagccccccctGGCACCGCCCAGGCCGTGCCCACTCTGCCCCCACCGCCCCCAGCTCCATTTTTGGCCCCAGGTACATCAAGACGTACCTGCTGCCGGACAAATCCAACCACAGCAAGCGCAAGACCGCcgtgaggaagaggagcttgGATCCCGTCTTCAATGAGACCCTCAAGGTTTCTAAGCCTcctttggggtgggtttggagGGTCCCCACGGTTCAAGGCGGGCGGGTGGGAGTGGATAATCTCagcctgtgtcccctccccgccaGTACAAGCTGGAGAAGAGGGACCTGCAGGGCCGGACCCTGAACCTCTCCGTGTGGCACCACGACAGCCTGGGCAGGAACCTGTTCCTGGGGGAGGTGGAGGTCGCGCTGGGCTCCTGGGACTGGGCCAACACTCGCCCCGAGTGGTTCAGTCTCCAGCCACGGGTgagctcctctcctccccagcccccccgtTCCAGCAGTGCCCCCGTAACCCCCCCGTCCTCCTCAGACACCCATCCCCTCCGACGGCCTCGCCAGCCGGGGCAGCCTCAACCTGGCGCTGAAGTTCCTCCCCGCTGGCTCGGAAGGTGAGAGGGGCCCGTGTGGGGCGGGGGCTCGGCTGTGGAGGGGAGCCCTGACCCCTGTGGCCCGCAGGAGGGGGGATGCCGCCCACGGGGGAGCTGCACATCTGGGTGAAGGACGCTCAGAGCCTCATCCCGCTGCAGAGCGGCACCGTGGACGCCTTCGTGCAGTGGTAAGGGGGGTGCCAGCCTGGGGGcacccagagggtgctggctgtgcccccctcaccccggtgtccccccagcTACGTCCTGCCGGATGACAGCAAGGCGAGCCGGCAGAAGACGCGGGTGGTGAAGCGGAGCCTGAGCCCCCTCTTCAACCACACCATGGTGTACGACGGCTTCCAGGCCAAGGACCTGGCCGAGGCCTGCGCCGAGTTCACCCTCTGGCACCACGAAACCTTCTCCAAGCGCCAGCTGGGCGGCATCCGGCTCAGCCTGGGCAccggtgaggaggaggaggggtcctcggggtgtccccagtgtcccagggtgtcccccaACTccttggggtgtccccagtgtcctcagggtgtcccccagctcctcagggtgtccccagtgtccctgggtgtcccccagctcctcagagtgtccccagtgtcctcagggtgtccccagtgtccctgggtgtccccagtgtccctgggtgtcccccagCTCCTCAGGGTATCCCCAGTGtcctcagggtgtccccagtgtcccagggtgtcccccaGCTCAtcagagtgtccccagtgtccctgggtgtccccagtgtcctcagggtgtccccagctcctcagggtgtccccagtgtcccagggtgtcccccagctcctcagggtgtcccccagtgtccccagagtcaCGGCTGGGGGTGACAGGGTGCTCTCTTGGCAGGGAGCAGCTACGGGCTGCCCGTGGGCTGGATGGACTCGacgcaggaggagcagggggtgtggaagcagctgctgcagcagcctgggcaaTGGGTGGAGGCTCTTCTCCCCCTGAGGACCAACCTGGTCCCCCGGGTGTAGCCCCCAAGGagcagctggtgctggtggGACCGAGGGCTCTGAGGGATGGGGACCTGGGCCATCACTGTGCGGGCTGGGGTCTGTGccctcctcttccagcagcaaTGAAGTGGCACCAGAGGGAACATCTGGCAGCTTTCCCTTGCTGTGGGCACATCTGGTGGCCATTTATTGCACAGGCCACCATACCCTGACTTCTCCCTCCactgtggggctgcagctgctgtgtccCACTGCTCTTAGTGTGGGGCTGTGCCCCCCATCACCGTCCTTGTCACAGCCCTGGCTGCGGTGAGGGGCTCACTGCTCTGGGGGATGccccttttcctgctgggatACCCCACACTGGGCTGCCCTGTCCCACTGGGACACCCACCCTGGTTCCCTGGCACTGGGCACTGCAGTCACCTGGGGCCACCCACCAATTCCACCCTGGGGCCAGGAACAGCCAAGTCCCCAGAGCTTTTTCTGCAACCAGAATCTGCCAGGACAGCCCCCACGGCTGGGGCTTTGGGGTGGCAGGAGGTGGATGACAATGACAATGACACCAGAAATTACAGGAAAATCCTTTATTGGTTTGTGTCCCCCCTGTTCCAGCTCGGGCTCTgcctggtgtggggctggggccaGCAAAGGGTCCCCCACTGCCACCACGGCCGAGTGTCCTCTGGTTCCTGGATGCCCCTGGCCTCCCGGGCATCTGGCAAGCGCAGggtggggctgcaggtggaatTCAGGGTGGGATGggccccccctgccccccctgCATCCCCCGGGCAGGCCTGGGTGCCAGGTccctccccgctgtccccagcttTGCATAGTCGTGGTGTGGCCGTGCAGGGGGACGGTCCGGCCGTGGAAAGGTGACCCCAGCAGGGGCCTCTTCACCCGGGGAGGACGGGGCCAGCGACCCCCCCAGCCTGGAGGCTCGGGGACCTCAGATCCTGGTGCATTAGacagagaggagacaggaaaggTCCTGGGGGCTCCACCCTGGGGGTCCCGGCCCCTTCAGCCCCACAGGGGCCGGGGGTGTCCCGGTGCCCACCCCCACCTCGGGAAGGGTTGGACtgcgggggggggtccctgcagcccccaggcacagcagcccccgACACAACGCAGACACCGCCTGGCAGAGTTTAATGGGGGCAGCCCGAGCTACAAGTGACACCCCACGGCACACGACacgcagccccctccccaaaagaGCACACAGAAAGAGGGTGGG is drawn from Poecile atricapillus isolate bPoeAtr1 chromosome 24, bPoeAtr1.hap1, whole genome shotgun sequence and contains these coding sequences:
- the LOC131588175 gene encoding proline-rich protein 2-like, which gives rise to MPRVPREGRARGHRSVPAQPCPPPGPCPRAVFAQRVRGTRTGCPRAGVTLPLCPRRLRSYPVYRRHSGGSPRPGTEPPPKNGTSCEPGAALGPSSRCGPQNRAVKKPQSPAGAQGGAGQPDRMEGGSGRCETPPAPPPQNAARPSPSRGSPPPPGTGRSRPAPAQPGLPDTRDTLTSPRGQGPHHGASGLGHSVGTRKVSSECVTRSPQPSLALGAEREGGTPHPPSGAGPHPPALPSPTPPLPAQVPGAPRLARPPSSPGDRGGCAGPRSHPRPGAVPGVTQAQPCERLRARRQESRDWSQLHPPDGTQLG
- the SYTL1 gene encoding synaptotagmin-like protein 1 isoform X1, giving the protein MLASLVHARHAEPPVSPGGPDPRGVPAVSPGPAMALEPEALLDLSFLTEQERSSIAEVLRRDWQLRRREQGRISKLRKSVSDPARLRSLTGDWFCDARAQRHQQRQLGSDLVRASIRRRRRPRGTGGLERGPSLGELEAIDEPLAEEKEDEDGALETDESSPPEEVQEAPEPQPGPPGPAEEGTAMSQALLQGDILLREQDSPAQTGESGAGSGFGSSSTEEDEEEPDSAHAAGQRPETPETDQTPPAPLSPQNGHTPPSLLSTSSSVSSLSSSTLSGSLMSLYSEGELGRVAVRGCVQFSLRYDPARKELQVHVLRCRELAQARKERSDPYIKTYLLPDKSNHSKRKTAVRKRSLDPVFNETLKYKLEKRDLQGRTLNLSVWHHDSLGRNLFLGEVEVALGSWDWANTRPEWFSLQPRTPIPSDGLASRGSLNLALKFLPAGSEGGGMPPTGELHIWVKDAQSLIPLQSGTVDAFVQCYVLPDDSKASRQKTRVVKRSLSPLFNHTMVYDGFQAKDLAEACAEFTLWHHETFSKRQLGGIRLSLGTGSSYGLPVGWMDSTQEEQGVWKQLLQQPGQWVEALLPLRTNLVPRV
- the SYTL1 gene encoding synaptotagmin-like protein 1 isoform X2, which gives rise to MLASLVHARHAEPPVSPGGPDPRGVPAVSPGPAMALEPEALLDLSFLTEQERSSIAEVLRRDWQLRRREQGRISKLRKSVSDPARLRSLTGDWFCDARAQRHQQRQLGSDLVRASIRRRRRPRGTGGLERGPSLGELEAIDEPLAEEKEDEDGALETDESSPPEEVQEAPEPQALLQGDILLREQDSPAQTGESGAGSGFGSSSTEEDEEEPDSAHAAGQRPETPETDQTPPAPLSPQNGHTPPSLLSTSSSVSSLSSSTLSGSLMSLYSEGELGRVAVRGCVQFSLRYDPARKELQVHVLRCRELAQARKERSDPYIKTYLLPDKSNHSKRKTAVRKRSLDPVFNETLKYKLEKRDLQGRTLNLSVWHHDSLGRNLFLGEVEVALGSWDWANTRPEWFSLQPRTPIPSDGLASRGSLNLALKFLPAGSEGGGMPPTGELHIWVKDAQSLIPLQSGTVDAFVQCYVLPDDSKASRQKTRVVKRSLSPLFNHTMVYDGFQAKDLAEACAEFTLWHHETFSKRQLGGIRLSLGTGSSYGLPVGWMDSTQEEQGVWKQLLQQPGQWVEALLPLRTNLVPRV